Genomic window (Bacillota bacterium):
CAAGCAAATTACCATTGAGAAGGCCATACTTTTTGGTTCTTATGCTAAGGGCAGTATGCGTGAACACAGCGACGTGGACTTGGCAATCTTCTCGAACTTCTTCAAGGGTATGAGTAGGGTTGATGGTATACGCTTTTGGTGCTAAAGGCCATGGATTATGATATAGATATTGAGCCGCAGGCATTTACTATGGATGATTATAGGAAACCAGTCGGTATAGTTGAGGAGATTCTAAAGACGGGTATAGAGATACCTGTCTTTAGAATCTGTATTTTGAGACAACAATGAGACTGTCCCTACGGCAGGTCTCGGCCCGAACTTTGGTTCAGAGTCCGTAGTATAGTGTTGGTCTGTGTACCACTGTTTGCACTGTAAATAAAGGGAGCAGATGAATTAACCATAGGCCTGATGAAGCCAGCGATGCGGGCGGCAGTCTTGATATTTGCTTTTAATTGGCATTTGCTATTTGATCGCATTGTGCTTCTTGATTTTAGTTCCTGAAACGCTGCGAAGCTCCAGTAATTCATAGTAAGTACAGGACTTCACAAAACTCACCATGCCAACCGATCACATGTCTCTCTTAATACGACAGACTTTGAGATTGTATTAGTCCATAACTGCAGCTTAAGATATTTCTCTCCGGCATAAAACCGCCCTATGCGGCAAAGAGCACAATAACGGCAGTTGCTATGGGAAAATAACTTACTCGCGAAGCTTCGATCTAGGAATTTGTTAAGAAACTTTAATGAAATTTGTACCGTTACACTTTGGGCATGGGGGCAAGGTATCGTCCCAGTCATCCAACCTAACGATTTGAAAGCATCTGG
Coding sequences:
- a CDS encoding nucleotidyltransferase domain-containing protein — translated: MVKIPEPLRTVIEDYVSNLTKQITIEKAILFGSYAKGSMREHSDVDLAIFSNFFKGMSRVDGIRFWC
- a CDS encoding zinc ribbon-containing protein, giving the protein MPRTGEKPGVGRYQCTRCFQIVRLDDWDDTLPPCPKCNGTNFIKVS